From the genome of Deinococcus sp. AJ005, one region includes:
- a CDS encoding SDR family oxidoreductase, with product MTDQTTHAQAEQGKAGTRGSAFITGASKGIGYEVARSLTQAGYAVTITSRNEQEITEAARKIGGTARGVVCDVRDPAALEREVGAHTEAFGGLDVLFVNAGVGNFANVADMTVEQWQDVIDTNLSGAFYTIKAGIPALKKRGGYIFTLSSLAGKNPFAGGAAYNASKFGLNGLSEVLTLDLRQHDIKVTQIMPGSVATHFAGHTPSDADAWKIQPEDIAQLTVDLLNMPVRTLPSKVEVRPSKPPKK from the coding sequence ATGACCGATCAGACAACACACGCTCAGGCAGAACAGGGCAAGGCAGGCACGCGCGGCAGCGCCTTTATCACCGGGGCCAGCAAGGGCATCGGCTACGAAGTGGCACGTTCTCTGACACAGGCGGGCTACGCGGTGACCATCACCAGCCGCAACGAGCAGGAGATCACTGAGGCCGCCCGCAAGATCGGCGGCACGGCGCGCGGCGTGGTCTGCGATGTGCGTGACCCGGCGGCCCTGGAACGTGAGGTGGGCGCACACACCGAAGCCTTCGGCGGGCTGGATGTGCTGTTCGTCAACGCGGGCGTGGGTAACTTCGCCAACGTGGCCGACATGACCGTGGAGCAGTGGCAGGACGTGATCGACACCAACCTGTCGGGAGCCTTCTACACCATCAAGGCGGGTATTCCGGCCCTCAAGAAGCGGGGCGGCTATATCTTCACGCTATCCAGTCTGGCAGGCAAGAACCCGTTCGCGGGCGGCGCGGCCTATAACGCCAGCAAATTCGGCCTGAACGGCCTGTCCGAGGTGCTGACCCTGGACCTGCGCCAGCACGACATCAAGGTGACGCAGATCATGCCAGGCAGCGTGGCCACCCACTTTGCCGGGCACACCCCTAGCGACGCCGACGCCTGGAAGATCCAGCCGGAAGACATCGCGCAGCTCACGGTGGACCTGCTGAACATGCCCGTGCGGACGCTGCCCAGCAAGGTGGAAGTGCGGCCCAGCAAGCCGCCTAAGAAGTAG
- a CDS encoding TMEM175 family protein, translated as MAEPETGVAPTPPGSHEPASHDIPLSRVHGLSDGVFAIVVTLLVLELHIPEIAGTLSSAERAQELNSALVELLPRLLVFFVTFLVAGVSWVSQTRFQARLSRADPRLAFLNIIYLMFVSLLPFTAAVIGLYGDTPTGLATYAVNQALIGLAFLWMLWHAVRHDLMSPGWRAERLGQRALINLSVFALMALAAVTVPSLAFFVPFVLPVAHPLLSRTNGLRW; from the coding sequence ATGGCCGAGCCTGAAACCGGAGTCGCCCCTACACCACCTGGCTCCCACGAACCCGCCTCGCACGATATTCCCCTGAGCAGGGTGCATGGCCTGAGCGACGGCGTGTTTGCCATCGTGGTCACGCTGCTGGTGCTGGAACTGCACATTCCCGAAATTGCTGGGACGCTGAGCAGCGCCGAACGCGCTCAGGAGCTGAACAGCGCGCTGGTGGAGCTGTTGCCGCGTCTGCTTGTTTTCTTCGTGACCTTCTTGGTAGCGGGCGTCAGTTGGGTCAGCCAGACCCGCTTTCAGGCCCGCCTCTCACGCGCCGATCCGCGATTGGCCTTTCTGAACATTATCTATCTGATGTTCGTCTCGCTCTTGCCGTTCACGGCGGCGGTCATCGGCTTGTATGGCGATACGCCGACTGGCCTCGCCACCTATGCGGTCAATCAGGCGCTGATCGGTCTCGCCTTTCTGTGGATGCTGTGGCACGCGGTTCGCCACGATTTGATGTCTCCTGGCTGGCGGGCCGAACGGCTGGGACAGCGGGCGCTGATCAACCTGAGCGTCTTTGCGCTGATGGCGTTGGCGGCTGTGACCGTGCCTAGTTTGGCCTTTTTCGTGCCCTTCGTGCTGCCAGTCGCCCACCCGCTGCTGTCGCGCACGAACGGGCTGCGGTGGTGA